The following nucleotide sequence is from Streptomyces sp. NBC_00237.
CAGGACGGCCAGCGAGCCGAACATCAGAAGGCCCACCACCGACCCGCCCACGTACGCGGTCAGGTTGATCTGCTGTGCCATCCGCGCCCGCCGCCCCACCAGCAGCAGCGTCGACACCAGCCTGAGCAGCCGCAGCGGCCTGGCCAGCGGAAGCAGCACCGCGAGCAGGTCCAGCGGATGACTCCGGACGAACAGCCACTTCGCCGGAGCCAGCACCAGCCGCACCAGGTAGTCCAGCGCGAACGCGCCCCACACCGCCCACTCCGCCCAGACGCACGCCCGGTGCACCCCGCGCGGGGCGTTGGGGGCCACGATCGGGACGGCGTACGCGACGGCGAACGCGAGGGCCAGGGCCAGCAGGGGAGTCTGGGTGCGCCGCTCCCACCGGACCTGGGCGGTCTGTTGCTTCATGCCCGGAATCGTAACGACCTCGGGGGCTCGTCAGACGCGTGAAGGCGGTGGGAACCCTCGGGTTCCCACCGCCTTCGACGAGCCGGGGTGCTAGGCGTCGCCGCCCGCGGCACCCGGGTCGGCCGCCGTCACGTCGAGCAGCCGGTAGCGGTCCACCGCCTGCTTCAGCGCGCTGCGGTCGATCTTGCCCGCCTTGGCCAGTTCGGAGAGCGTCGCCAGCACGATCGACTGCGCGTCGATGTGGAAGAAGCGACGGGCCGCACCGCGGGTGTCCGCGAAGCCGAAGCCGTCCGCCCCGAGCGAGGTGTACGCACCCGGCACCCAGCGCGAGATCTGGTCCGGAACCGAACGCATCCAGTCGGAGACCGCCACGAACGGGCCCTCGGCGCTGTCGAGCTTCCGCGTCACGTACGGCACGCGGATCTCTTCCTCGGGGTGCAGGAGGTTGTGCTCCTCGCACTCCACGGCCTCGCGCCGCAGCTCGTTCCAGGACGTCGCGGACCAGACGTCGGCCTTGACGTTCCACTCGTCGGCGAGGATCTCCTGCGCCTCGACCGCCCACGGCACCGCGACGCCGGACGCCATGATCTGCGCCGGAATGGAGCCGTGCTCACCGGTCTTGTAGCGGTAGATGCCCTTGAGGATGCCGTCCGCGTCCACGTTCTCCGGCTCGGCCGGGTGCTGGATCGGCTCGTTGTAGACCGTCAGGTAGTAGAAGACGTCCTCGTTCTCCTCGGGGGTCCCGCCGTACATCCTCCGCAGACCGTCCTGCACGATGTGCGCGATCTCGTACCCGAAGGCCGGGTCGTACGACACGCAGCCCGGGTTCGTCGACGCGAGCAGCTGCGAGTGGCCGTCCGCGTGCTGGAGGCCCTCACCGGTCAGCGTCGTACGACCGGCGGTCGCACCCAGGACGAAGCCGCGCGACAGCTGGTCGGCCATCTGCCAGAACTGGTCACCGGTGCGCTGGAAACCGAACATCGAGTAGAAGACGTACACCGGGATCAGCGGCTCGCCGTGCGTCGCGTACGCCGAACCCGCGGCGATCAGCGAGGCCGTGCAGCCCGCCTCGGAGATGCCGTCGTGCAGCATCTGACCGGTCGGCGACTCCTTGTACGCGAGCAGCAGATCGCGGTCCACCGCCTCGTACTGCTGGCCGAGCGGGTTGTAGATCTTCGCGCTCGGGAAGAACGCGTCCATGCCGAAGGTGCGGTACTCGTCGGGCGCGATCAGCACGAACCGCTTGCCGATCTCCTTGTCCCGCATGAGGTCCTTCAGCACCCGCACGAACGCCATCGTCGTGGCGATCGACTGCTGGCCGGAGCCCTTCTTCGCAGCCGCGTACGTCTTCTCCTCGGGCAGCACGAGGGGCTTCGCCCGCACCACGCGCGAGGGCACGTAGCCGCCGAGGCTCTGGCGGCGGTCGTGCATGTACTGGATCTCTTCGGAGTCCCGGCCCGGGTGGTAGTACGGCGGCGCGCCGTCCTCCAGGTCCTTGTCCGCGATCGGGATGTGCAGCCGGTCGCGGAAGCGCTTGAGGTCCTCGGCGGTCAGCTTCTTCATCTGGTGCGTGGCGTTGCGGCCCTCGAAGTTCGGTCCGAGCGTCCAGCCCTTGACCGTCTGCGCGAGGATCACGGTCGGCTGGCCCTTGTGCGCCTTGGCCGCCGCGTACGCCGCGTACACCTTCTTGTGGTCGTGGCCGCCGCGTCCCAGGTGCAGGATCTGCTCGTCGGACATGTCCTTGACCATGTCGCGCAGCCGCTGGTCGTCGCCGAAGAAGTGCTCGCGGATGTACGCGCCCGTCTCGGTGGCGTAC
It contains:
- the aceE gene encoding pyruvate dehydrogenase (acetyl-transferring), homodimeric type; the encoded protein is MASGTDRNPIIIGGLPSQVPDFDPEETQEWLDSLDAAVDERGRERARYLMLRLIERAREKRVAVPEMRSTDYVNTIATKDEPFFPGDEEIERKVLNATRWNAAVMVSRAQRPGIGVGGHIATFASSASLYDVGFNHFFRGKDEGDGGDQIFFQGHASPGIYARAFLLDRLTETQLDAFRQEKSKFPNGLSSYPHPRLMPDFWEFPTVSMGLGPLGAIYQARMNRYMEARGIADTSTSHVWAYLGDGEMDEPESLGQLSIAAREGLDNLTFVVNCNLQRLDGPVRGNGKVIQELESQFRGAGWNVIKLVWDRSWDPLLAQDRTGILVNKLNTTPDGQFQTYATETGAYIREHFFGDDQRLRDMVKDMSDEQILHLGRGGHDHKKVYAAYAAAKAHKGQPTVILAQTVKGWTLGPNFEGRNATHQMKKLTAEDLKRFRDRLHIPIADKDLEDGAPPYYHPGRDSEEIQYMHDRRQSLGGYVPSRVVRAKPLVLPEEKTYAAAKKGSGQQSIATTMAFVRVLKDLMRDKEIGKRFVLIAPDEYRTFGMDAFFPSAKIYNPLGQQYEAVDRDLLLAYKESPTGQMLHDGISEAGCTASLIAAGSAYATHGEPLIPVYVFYSMFGFQRTGDQFWQMADQLSRGFVLGATAGRTTLTGEGLQHADGHSQLLASTNPGCVSYDPAFGYEIAHIVQDGLRRMYGGTPEENEDVFYYLTVYNEPIQHPAEPENVDADGILKGIYRYKTGEHGSIPAQIMASGVAVPWAVEAQEILADEWNVKADVWSATSWNELRREAVECEEHNLLHPEEEIRVPYVTRKLDSAEGPFVAVSDWMRSVPDQISRWVPGAYTSLGADGFGFADTRGAARRFFHIDAQSIVLATLSELAKAGKIDRSALKQAVDRYRLLDVTAADPGAAGGDA
- a CDS encoding potassium channel family protein yields the protein MKQQTAQVRWERRTQTPLLALALAFAVAYAVPIVAPNAPRGVHRACVWAEWAVWGAFALDYLVRLVLAPAKWLFVRSHPLDLLAVLLPLARPLRLLRLVSTLLLVGRRARMAQQINLTAYVGGSVVGLLMFGSLAVLEVERDAPGGNIKTLGDAVWWSFTTMTTVGYGDHSPTTGLGRVLAVGLMLSGIALLGVVTANIAAWFIARFERDDAEERRQTALLEALTMEIKELRAEVGRLSAPETAPGAAPASVPQAVAPAVREVPAQPGVSSPRS